In Megalobrama amblycephala isolate DHTTF-2021 unplaced genomic scaffold, ASM1881202v1 scaffold533, whole genome shotgun sequence, the sequence gatgtattggtttatgtctgccaatgtgtggttcagaaaccctcggattcatgattatgaaggtgtcatcaAAACCCCTTCATATGTTACTTAATTTTACTAGTGTTTTgaattcatttgttcctgtgtattattcattaatgaaggatcagaaggtcttattatttttgtttttgcagtaTTTGTGTGTAACATTAAGAACGACATGACTATTTCAAtggtctttactacctttctgtcAAAagagttgctgcctatgtgtggttcagaaacccttaatatcttaatttgtgttttgaagatgaaagaaggtcaggtgtggaaatgagggtgagtaatttgacagaaatttaatttttgggtgaactaacccaagTTAGCAACAACCTAGAGAGCCCATTGTTTCATGTCTGTGGACCAATATATCAGTAAAAAGAAATTCCTTTGTCTCCCATAATGACATATTTGGTTTGGTAGAGCTGACCATCAATTGTCAGTTTATTGGATACCACAATAACATAGTAAGAAGATGTGATTATAACTGTTCTGCTGAGTAAAACAGATTAGGTTGTCTTATCACTGATATGAGGAGACtgttacataaaataaattCCCCATTTCCATGATGCACTGAGATGCATGTCTCAGTATGCAACCATGCTACATGCttgatataatattataatatatattatatatattatatatatatatatattatatataataatattatactgcattttttattcataatcAGAACTGCCAATCATTTTGTTATTATTCATCACAAACTTACACAACACGCTTTCACATatgatttataatttaaaaatgacaaacaaatcATTGCCTGTAATAGAGGTCAAAATAACTGCCACGTTTAAAAAAGTTTAGTGACTCCTTCCAGTACCCTATAGCAAAAATCCTAAGACAGGTTAACACCGGCACaatcattctaaaatgtattattgcacatggttactgtatttattttgttatttcaaaaacatgacCAAAAAAAGTAAgtacaaatgatgattttacaCAGCTATTTTAATtagtaatggaaaaaaaaaaaaaatcaaaatgaccTAAAAGCAAAAATTATAGtttattaaatttctttcaGAATATGTTTACAAATGAAATTAATTGATTAACAATAatcattaataatcaattaacatAATGGACATGTGTTTTTACCTGTTTTGAAGgtcagaagaaaaagaagaaatacGAGTAGGTGATGTACTGCCATTGTCACAACATGAAAAGATTAAAACAGAACTGAAAATGACTGCTGTGCCGTCCTAGAAACGGAAATGGAAGGATCCTCAGATGTCCTGTTTTAAGCTCATTCTTATTTACATTCTTATTCTCAGTCTTTTTAACAAACATATTTCCATCTCACTAATATATGCTGGATCATAAGTGTATGTGTTACTCAAGAGGTTTAAACACAAAAACTTTAAACATATTCTGTATAAAAATGTGCACTCTGCCCCACATCCTGTGGTATCTGCAAGCAAATGATGTTAGATCTTTTATCAGATTTTACTTTTATAGGcgttttttcttctttccaCAATGCTAAAACAAAACCAGACATCCTGTTGATGCTTTAAAGCTGTTGATCTCAGTTCAATTGCAACATTTTGTGCTTTGACCCTGTTTCTGCCTGTATTTAGCACTGACCACTTGTAATCAAACGACCAAAAATGCATCTTAACCAGGTGGGAAAAGGGCCTTATGGTTCTTTCATATATTTAAAGATACTGTAATGTCTCCATTAGGTGGCCAACTACAGCCATTTTGTCATATTGAATAATGATCAATATATCAAGAGTCCACTGGAGGCAAGTTGAAGTGAACCCAATGGCAGTTTATTTAAatccaaaaacatgaaaaaatacaaGATAAACAGAGACTTGTTCATGAAACAAACTATGCAAACCTATACAAGAGACAATGGTATCAGTGGGGCTATATAACAAACTAATGGCTAACAAGAAACACCTGTGAGCAATCAAACAGTGAACCAATGAGAATGTTACACATGACCAAAAGAACAAATTAGAACAAGACACACGGGAAGCACATGACAGGAAACCATGActaaacttcaaaataaaagacctgaaaacTTAATGAAGAGTTTATGAAGAACATACACACGACTCTGTTGTGTTCAGGCTCTGGTGTGGCGGCCTTGACGACTGGAGGCTCTGGTGTGGCGGCCATGCTTGACAAAGTATTGACAAAAACAGCATCTACTGGTTGCAGTgacatttttacatatattcCTCCTCAGCTATGAAAGACCTGGTTGTCTCCCATGTGAGGATTTACacactgttgaataaattgtATGGTCTGTTTTAGTGGGTAATGATGATTTTTGGTGTTGTCCTATTGTACTGTAGGTGGTGCTGGGCTGGTTTTCTGTTTGCGCCtgtgtaaatgcataaaaatgaaGCAAAGTTATTTCATTGGCCTTCTGATACATCACCAaactatctatcgatctatttGTTTGTCTAAGGATTTGTATGAAAGTGTctgtacaataaaaaaatgtgaatgtCTTCTTCTATTTCTTACCTCAGGATTGGGCATGTTCTGACTggtattttgagtttgtttgTGATCTTCTGTAAACCCATAGACAGTTTGAGGATTTGTTGATCCCTCCAACGTCTCCAGGGGTCTTTGCTCTTTATTCTTTGGCTGCAGAACAATCCAATCAGTCACAAACCCTTCTTTACATGCACATTTACATTCAcattatgatgttttattaacaaattcgggaggagcaggttcagataattaacctaattagcacaggtggagagcattaagttaatcaactcaaccaatGTCAAAAGGTATTCAGCAGTCTTACTTCTGTTCATCtgagagtttatcagcatccctcctccaccccatctcctcacttatAGTTCTATCTACTTTTAACACAccagggggagtactctgggttcgggccaaaatagCCAAAATtctgagctcggagccctcccccccggacagcacgccaaatacgcataactttactctatttaattaTATCGATGTGTGAACTTCTGAAATGGCTAATAGTATGTGGACACTGAATAGGTTTGATATATTTCCAATTATTCTACAGCATACATTGACATTATTTGTTAGGATTCATTAATTCAGCATTTAATATCTATGATGGCTGCACAAAATAATGTAAAGCTTACTTGAACTTGTGCATATATTGTATGATCCTCTTCTTGGACACCTAAGAGATTTAGAATAGTATCATTTTAAAGAATCCATAAACGTCACCACAGAAAGTTTAAGTGTGACTATTGCTGTGTGTTATTTGCTGTTCCCCCAGTCAGTGACTTGAGTAGGCCTACCTATAATCATTACGAGGATACAGtcctttttatttcattaagaCACAAATACCTTTTTTACTCCTCTTGTTAGAGCAGCATATTACAGAAACTGCTGCAAAAACCAACAGTGGAGCAACAGCGATGATCAACAGCCAATGAAGAGGAAAAGTCCTGTCATTTTCTTTGGGATTCTGTGCTGAAATCCAAGACATCACATTAACAATTACAGCCATCAGAACACTCATACTCATTCTCATTGAATTAAAGATACTTTTTTAGTAttgagaatacattttaaacaaatgaattaTAGATGATGTAAGGTATTTACTTGAGGTGTGCTCATGAGGTGCACAAATGGGGTTAATCTCTATGGTGTCATTCTTCCAGCTGACTGGGTTACTATAGTTACAAACAATTATGTTTTCTATACAGTGCAGAGTTAGAGTCTGCATTTCAAAAGATGTCACTTGCACTTGACTGCAGTTGTTGCTCTGGTAGCTGGTGCTGAGTTTAAGGACATGACCACTACATGTGACGTCCACAATACAGGAGTTCACACTGATCGT encodes:
- the LOC125261942 gene encoding uncharacterized protein LOC125261942 isoform X2 — its product is MSTPQNPKENDRTFPLHWLLIIAVAPLLVFAAVSVICCSNKRSKKGVQEEDHTIYAQVQPKNKEQRPLETLEGSTNPQTVYGFTEDHKQTQNTSQNMPNPEAQTENQPSTTYSTIGQHQKSSLPTKTDHTIYSTVCKSSHGRQPGLS
- the LOC125261942 gene encoding natural killer cell receptor 2B4-like isoform X1; translated protein: MQTLTLHCIENIIVCNYSNPVSWKNDTIEINPICAPHEHTSTQNPKENDRTFPLHWLLIIAVAPLLVFAAVSVICCSNKRSKKGVQEEDHTIYAQVQPKNKEQRPLETLEGSTNPQTVYGFTEDHKQTQNTSQNMPNPEAQTENQPSTTYSTIGQHQKSSLPTKTDHTIYSTVCKSSHGRQPGLS